The candidate division KSB1 bacterium nucleotide sequence AACTTATGGCCTACGACAGAATTGAACAAAGATAAAATAAGGTCAAAAAGGAACAGCAATACTAAGCTTAGAATTTTAGAAGTCATCCATAGTTTCCTTCCTTTCAAATCTGGTGGAACAGAACTGTATACTTTTAACCTATCAAAAGAATTACAAAAATTGGGACACGATATTTTGGTTCTTTTTCCATTTCTTGCAGAGGATAAAAAGGAATTCTCTTTTAACCATTCTCGTTACAACGGTATCCCAATTGTCATGTTCAATTTGTTTGAAAGTTATAAGTCGAAACGATCTGAATTCCTAAATTTGGAATACGATCAGCCTTTTCGTGATTTCTTGAAGAATAATAAATTTGATATTGTTCATTTTCAGCATCTGTATGGGTTATCAGTGAACTGGCTTTCCATTGCAAAAGAAAGTGGAGCCAAAGTTGTTCTTAAACTTGATGATTTCTATTTTTACTGCAAACAAATTCATTTAATTCAGTCAGAAGGATCTTACTGTTCCGGGCCCGAATCACTTAACAAATGTATTCAATGCTGTTATCCTGCCCAAAAAGATAAAAAGTCTGAAAATTTAATAAGTGAATTTGAATATCGGAATGAAACCTTAAAATCGGCATTTTCCATACCTGATTTGGTTCATACACCTTCTCGTTTTGCTAAAGAATCTCATCAAAAAAATGGATTTGTGAATTCAAATTTTAAAGTGATTCCCACCGGGATTTTACCATTTAAAGTGCTGACAAAGACCAAAGCTATCGATGAAAAAATAAGAATTGCATATGTCGGAGCGATTGATCGCCGCAAAGGTGTCTTGGATTTCATCAGAGCGATAGAACATTTTATTGATCAGCCTGATATCAGCCAGAACGAAGCCAAATTAAAGTTTAAAATCTATGGCAATCATGACGATGATGATTTGTCTGAATTTGTCTTCGCTAAAGTGGCCGAGTTGGATTGTCTGGAGTACGAAGGAACATTTACACAAGATGACCGATCTAAAATCTTCTCTCAAATAGATGTAATGGCCATCCCCTCCATAGGCGAAAATTATCCATTCATCATCAGGGAAGCACTCTATGCGAACATCCCGGTGATTGCAACAAACATATCGGGAGTTCCGGAGATCATTGCCAACGGCGTTAATGGATTCCTATTTCCTCCGGGGGATTTTAAATCTCTAGCAGCACTATTTGAGAAGATTACAAAACAGCCTGATTTGCTAAATGAACTTGATCTTACCTCTTTTCCCGCAAAAACCATTTCTGAAGAAGCGATTGAATTGATAAAAGAATTCAAAAATCTCCCTGAATCAAAATCAGAGCAGCCATTGGTCTCAATTGTAATTGTCACCTATAACTCAGAAGCCACGATACGAAAGTGTCTTCAAAGCATTCATTTAAATACGACGATCTCATATGAGATCATTCTAATTGATAATGCTTCGAATAAAAATGTCAAAGAAGTTATCAACAATAACCTGGAATTTCGAATTCCTATCACAATCATACAAAATGACGAGAATGCAGGATTTTCCAAGGCTTCAAATCAAGGTATTCAGCAAGCAAGAGGAAAATATGTTGTTCTATTGAATCCAGATACTGCCGTTTTGCAAGGATGGGCTGAGCAACTGATAGCTCATTTTAACAATGAAGTCGGCGCTGTTGGACCCATTTCAAACTATGCTGCCGGGTTACAAAATGTGAATGAGCATATCGATAAAAAATTGCATGGCAATTTCTCTGTTGAGGAATTAAGCGCAAGAATTTACCAGACAAACAATGGTAAATCTATCGAAACTAAACTGCTAATCGGGTTTTGCATGATGATTAAGAAAGAGACGATCGATAAAGTTGGCTTATTGGATGAAAACTTGATTCTTGGCAATGATGATCTTGATTATTCACTTCGTTTGAGAGACGCTGGTTATAAACTATTAATCGCGACAGATACATTTATTTACCATGAAGGACAATCAAGCTTTGCGATGTTAAAATCCGCAGAAAAGCAGCAAATGATGCAGATGTCACTGGATCGATTTTATGCAAAACTTGAAACCAAATATGGTGAAGGAAAAGTTCCTTCTTCGATTCAGCTTTGGGGCTTAGACATCTTGGGCATCCCTTCTAAATTTACAGAAGGATTGAAACCTCTACTAAAAGTACCAAAATCACTGTCAATAAAAAAACGAATTGCCCTCATTTATGACAATGCTGCACGTCCAGATACAACTGGTGAATATTGTAAGCGAGCGTTGTGTCAAATTTGCCAGACCGACCATTTTCTTCCGAGCCAAATAGCAAGTTTAACGCCTGGGAGTTATGATCTTTTTCTGTTTATCGATGATGGTCTTAACTATGCGATCCCTTATTATCTCAGGCCAAACGCCTGGTGGGTGATTGATACTCACCTTCAATATAATGTTGATTTGCAAAAGTCCAGAAAATTTGATTTTGTTTTCGCAGCTCAAAAAGACGGGGCCGCAAAATTAAAGCGTGATGGAATTAACAACGTGAAATGGCTTCCCCTGGCTGCGGATCCAGAAATTCACAAAAAACATCAAGTAAATAAGGAATATGATATTTCATTTATTGGTCATTACGCCCATGGGCCAAGGAATAAACTTTTACAAATTATTAAATCAAACTTTGATAATGTTTACATCGGGCAACAATTTTTTGAGGAGATGGCCAAAACATACAGCGCTTCTAAAATTATTTTTAATAGAAGTTTAAAAAATGATATCAACATGCGTGTTTTTGAAGCAATGTCGACGGGAAGCTTGCTTGTTACAAACGATGTTTCAGACAATGGCATACTAGAGATTTTCCAGGACGAACAAGTACTCGTACAATATTCAAGTGAAGCTGAACTTCTTAAAAAACTAAAGTACTATCTCAAAGAAGAAAAGAAAAGAGAGTTCATTGCAGAGAAAGGGCGAAAAAACATATTAGCTAACCATACTTATACACATCGAATGAAAGTATTGTTAAGTGAAGTTTTTGAAAATGACGATACTGTTATGAGACCAACTCCAGACGAATTGGTTTCAATTATTTTGGTTACTTTTAACGGATTAGAAGCAACAAAAAACTGTATCGAAAGCATTCACAAGTATACAAATATTTCCTATGAATTAATTATTGTAGATAACGGATCAACGGATGGAACTTTGGAATATATAGACTCCCTTTCAAATGCGAAGACTATTCATAATCAGAAAAATCTTGGTTTTTCCGCTGCAAACAATATTGGCATAAAAAATAGTAAGGGTGATTACATTTTGCTTCTTAATAACGATACCATTGTTACTGAAGGTTGGTTAAATGGGTTGCTGCGCGCAATAAACCTTGCTCCGGAAGTTGGCTTAGCCGGTCCAAAAACGAATTGGGTATTTTCTTCTTCACAGATAGTTGATAGTCCAAAATATAAATCGCAAGCTGAATTGCAAACCTATGCAAAAGGTTTCACTAATCAACATAAAAACGAGTATTTATTGACGAATGAAATATTAGTCGGTTTTTGTTTATTGATTAAAAAAGAGGTTATTGACAAAATCGGACTTTTGGATGAAAGATTCGGAAACGGCAATTTCGAAGATGATGACTATTGTTTACGAGCTCGTTTAGCCGGATATGAAAAAATTGTTGCTGGCGATGTTTTTATTCATCACGAAGGTAACTTTTCATTTAAAGCAAACAATATCGATTACCAGGATCAAATGGAGCAAAATTTATTATTATTTAAAGAAAAATGGAAAGATGAAATAGAATTTCGTGGAAGAAAATATTTCCTGAAAAAGGATTTGGAAGCATTAGCGCAAACAGAAAATATTCGTGGTGAAAATGCATTTGAAAAAAATCGATTAGAAAATGCAAAGGAGCATTTCGAAAAAGCTTTAGAATGGGACCCGGAATATGTTGTAGCTCTGAATAATCTCGGTGTGCTAAATTGGCAATTAGGGAACACTTCAGACGCGGCGGATTACTTTTTAAATGCTTTGGAAAAAGATTCCAAATATCTGGATGCCATAGAAAACCTTATGCAAATAATTCCTAATTTGAACATGAACGATGAAGTGATGCAAAAATTTACTGAAATTTGTAAAGACAGCAATTTGGTAGTGAGTTAACCTGATTTGAAAATCAATATCTGAATGAATCTAAATATGGTGATTTAATGAACGATAATAGAACCATTGCTTTCAATTTGAAAAACTTGTTGCCTCTTTCTGAAAAGGATCTGCAAATCTATAGGGAGTTTTGTATTGTTGTGATGGTTCTCATTCCGATATTAGGTGGGATTTACGAGAATACAAATCCGGGTGCAAAGAATTTTGTAACTGACAGAATTATTTTGGCTCTTGTCGGTTTATCTGTTGTCGGGCTCTCGTATAAAATTCAATTGTTAAAAATATGGATGCGACAAATTGTCTATTTTTTTAATTTTACAGTTACCTTGTGGTCAATCCTTGTAGCATCCGTTAACCACTTCTCCGTTGAATATGTTTTCAGCCTGGTTATAGTTATTTTGGCAAGCAGTGTTAGCTTTACATCTGTCAATCAACTTTCGTGGTATTTCCTTTTGACTATTTCTTCTTCAGCATTAGCCGGTTGGTATGATCCTAATCCGTATGTTAATCGAAACATTTTTATTGGTTCTATTGCCACAGTAGGGCTGATTTCGTTTTTAGCGTTGCGATCCAAATTGCTCATTCAAAAAACCCTGGAAATCAGTGAAGAATTAATGAAAACGATATTTAATGAGTCTGCTGATGCAATGTTCCTGGTCGATAGGGAAAAACAGGATACGGTTGATTGTAATGTTAGCGCAGAAAAAATGTTCAAGGCAAAAAACAAAGATAGTTTGGTTGGAATTGATTTGAGAAATCTTGCTGAACTAGCATTTGAAATAGATACATTGGAAAAACTGCAAAGCGAAATTCTTAAAAATGGCAAGTGGGAGAAGGAACTAGAATTTAAAACTTTAGCAGGAACAGGGTTTTGGGGTGATATGGTAATTAAGGATATTGAAATTTCCGATAAAACTTATCATTTAGCCCGAATTACCGATGTCACGGAAAAGAAAAAAGCTCATGAAGAAGTGGCCTGGTTAGCAACTTTTCCTGAAAATGACCCTGTCTCGATTATTGAATTAAGTCCGGAAGGTAAAGTTACCTATGTTAATCCGATGACTTCTTCCTCTTTCCCTGACCTTGAGAAAAAAGAATTGGCACATCCTATTTTGTGTGATATTCAACCCTTTGTGAGAGATTTGAAGTCAAGAGGCAGCTCCAAATCATTTAGAGAAGTTCAATATAATCAATCTCATTACCATCAAAACATTTCTCTTGTGCCGAATCAAAACTTGATAAGAATTTCTAATATTGACATCACGGCTAGAATTCGAGCGGAACAAGAAATCATAGCGAGTGAATTAAAAAACCAGGCTTTGATTAATGCAATTCCTGATTTGATGTTTCAGATCGACAAACAAGGTGTGGTTTTATCTTACAAACCTGCGAAGAAAACACAAAATTCAAGAAATGTAATCGAAAAAAATATTAGTGAGATCTTCCCAAATGATGTTGCCGAACAAATAAGAACCAGCATTCATAACGCATTTCAAACTAAAGAAATACAGGTTTTTGATTTTCAAATTTCACAAGGCAATAAATTAAGGGATTATGAAGCGAGGATTGTTGTTAGTAGTTATTCTGAAGTTGTGGCAATTGTGCGAGATATTACCAATCGTAAGGAATTGGATCGCAGCTTAATAGCTGCTCGAGAAGCTGCTTTGGAAACATCCCGACTTAAATCAGAATTTGTAGCCAATATTAGCCATGAACTTCGGACACCACTGAATGGAATTATGGGCTTTAGTGATTTATTATCTGATTCCGAACTCGACGACGAGCAAAAACATTTCATTCAAGTAATTCGCAGTTCAAGCCAATCACTTTTGAAATTGATTAATGATCTTCTCGATTTTTCAAAAATAGAATCAGGGAAATTGGAATTAGAATTAATAGAATTTAACATAAGAGATTGCACCTGTAATTCCATCAAAACACTTTCAACCCTGGCCTATGAGAAAGGACTGGATTTGAATATAGAATTTGATGTCAATGTTCCAAAACAATTATCCGGTGACCCGGGACGGCTTCGCCAAATCCTGGTAAATTTAGTTTCCAATTCAATTAAATTTACGAACAAAGGTAAAATATCAATAACTGCTTCACAATTGTCTCGATCTGAAAATCGGGTTGAGATTCGTTTCACTATCGAGGATTCTGGTATAGGTATTCCAAAAGAAAAGCTAAATATGATTTTTTATTCGTTTGCGCAAGCGGATGGATCTTCTACCAGAGAATTCGGTGGAACAGGCCTGGGGCTTGCTTTAACCAAACAGCTGGTAGAATTAATGACTGGCAAAATCTGGGTTGAAAGCAAGGTTGGGGTTGGTAGTAAATTCCATTTCAAAGTGAAATTTGATATTGCTCATATCAAAAGCATACCGGTGGATAAGCACTCTAAGCTAAATTTAAAAAATAAAAAAGTTCTTGTTGTTGATAGTGTACCACAAAGTAGAAAATCATTTAAAGATATTTTTACGAAGTGGAATATGAAATCGATTATTGTGGGAAGCGGACAAAAAGCTATACTTGAAATTGAGAAGTCAAGGACTCAAAAGGAAGGTTTCTCATACATACTCATTGATGCAAATATTTCCGAAATTGATGGATTTACACTGGCAAGCCAGATTTCAAAAACTGAAGATTTAAACCACTCCATGATTATGATTCTATCTTCAACAGGTAAAAGGGGAGATGCCGCCAGGTGCAGAGAAATTGGTATATCAGCTTATTTGACAAAACCAATTAAGCCTGAACAATTACTTGAAACATTCGCAGCGATCGAAAACAATCGGAATTCGAACCAAAAAGAAATCCAACTGGTTACACGCCATTCCATTCGAGAAAATAAACAAAATATGAATCACATTAAAGAAGAAAGCCTCAAACAGGAATATTAAGATTATTGAATTCTTAACCAACCTTATTTAACCTGGATAATTCACAAACTTCATAACTGATTTATAAAACTGTCATTCCCGTCCCGCCTGGGGCGGGATTATCGGGAATCTTGTTACACAGGCCGCACATAGATCCCCGATAAAAATCAGACTGTCCGAGAACCGGTCTTGTCACTCCTGCAAGCTTTAATCAAAAGTTCATTTTGTGCTTAACTAATGCAAATAGACCCCCGATTAAAGCGCTCGGGGGTGACAGTTATGGGGTTCTCGGATAGCCTGAAAGCATTATGGAATGACACTCTACAACAGCCTGCACGACGAGATAACATAGTTGGAAATTTTAAGCTTAAAATCATAATTCATGAATAATGCAGGTTAATCATCCAATTTTTGACAAGAAGTATCTGAGATTATCCTTGGCCGTTATTTTGAGAAGTTCTCGATAATTTTCCAAAACTTTAGAAAGACGTTTAATATGAGTATCAAAAAGAAGAAGAAAAAAAATCAAATAAATAAACAGTCAAAAATTGAAGCTCCTCTCATAAGCGTATGTATGATTGTAAAAAATGAAGAAAAAAATCTTGGCAAATGTCTTGAACTTGCCAATGGTTTTGCCGATGAAATTATTGTTGTCGATACCGGTTCCGTAGATAAAACAACATCGATTGCTAAGAAGCATGGTGTACGGCTTTTTCAATTCCAATGGATTGATGATTATTCGGCGGCAAGAAATGTATCATTAAAACATGCTAGGGGTAAGTGGATTATCTGGCTTGATGCTGATGACCGGATTTATCCTGACCAGCATCCTCTTATCCGCAAGTTAGCACAAGAAAAACCGGATAGAGCATTTTATTTCAAATTAGTAAACGATGGCTTTGAAAAGTCCCAATGCCTTCAATTAAGGATGTTCCCAAATTTTAAAGAAATCCGATTTGAGAGACCGGTTCATGAACAAGTTGCGACCAGTATCAATCGTTTAGGATTACCTATCGTGAATTCGAAGGTTATCCTTTACCACACCGGTTACAGTAGTTTGGAAGTTGTTAAAGCGAAAAAGGAACGCTATATTGGTATGATGTCCAAATGGCTTGAAAGCCAACCAGGAGATAACGCAATTCGATATCAATATGCGCTTGCACTTCACACTTTAAAACAAAACGAAAAAGCAAAGGCAGAGTTTGAATTTCTATTGAACCACTCGCCGGATTTTAAGAAAACCGATCCGATGTATTATTTTTCATCGATATTGCTTGGTAGAACATATCTTGAATTAAATGATTTTGATAGCGCACTATCTGCACTTAAAACAGCTGAAGAAATTAATCCCAATACTGCATTTCTAAGAATATCCATTGCAGAAGTGTATGTTTATTCAGGTAATTATGATAAGGCTGTTCAATATCTAAATGAAACAGATATCAATCCTGAGGAAGAAATGTCTTCTTTTCCCTTAGATTATACAATCTTAAAGTATGGAAAATTGGTATTATTGGGAAAGAGCAAGTTGGAACTAGGCTATCCGGAATCTGCAAATTCGTATCTTAATGAAGCTTTAGAATTAGCTCCCCATAAACCGGATGCTTATAAGTTTCTTGCTGAAGTGAATAGAAACACCGGCAATTATAAAGAAGTCGTTCACTATTACACATTAGCTAAAGAAAAAGATCCTGAATATTTTTACTATGATTTTAAAATTGGGAATTTATTCTTAGCGTTGGGCTGGCTATCCAAATCAAAAGGGTATTTCAAACAATCTTTAGAAAAATTACCTAACCACCCACCCATCTTATACAATTTAGCAATTATTGAGCAGTGTAGTGGCAGGTATGATAACGCACTTTCTTATTTTAGTACATTACAAAAACTGGAAATTTGGAACGATAATTTCAGTCCTTTTTTTATCTTATGCTTAATGGATAAGGGAGATCTTTTATCTATTTCACAGAAATATTCTTTGTATTTAAATGGCAAAACCAAAGTATGGATGAGTTATTTATTAGATTTGTATTTTGAAAAAACGGAATCGTTCTGGACAAAGTTTAATGGTAGTCATCCGGAATTACAAGAAAAAAGCATTAATGAAGTTGTTGTTCATATCACAAAAGAAATAGAACAGTCAATAAATAACAAGGATTTTGTGTTGTCAGAACTACAATTGCGTGTGGCTTTATTCCTTGATCAGAAAGATACTTTGAGGTATTTATTGCAGTTGGCTGATATTCAGATGAAAAACAATAGATTATTTCAGTCAATAAATACATTTGAACAGGGAATAAATTTTACAACAAACGATCAACAGGTAATAGCAATATTAGATAAAATGAGTCGATGTTACTTGCAACTAGGTGTCGATGAAGCACATCAGATGTGCCTAAAACAAATCGAGCAAGTTAAAAATAATTCAATACAACCTCTTCTTTCCAGTCTTTAATCTTCAAGTGACCTCCCCCAAATTCTTCTTTTTATTCAATCCAAAACATCAATCTTCCATTAAAGTAATTTCATAATTTGACGATAATTTAATAAGTTCAAAAAATTCCGGCTAATGCCGGCAGCTAGAATTAGATGAACAAAGTAAACTGACTTAATATGCAAGGATGCATATTTTCTAAAAACACGGAGGTATAACATGGGTTTAAGAATCTATAATAACATCGCTGCGCTTAACGCAGGTCGTAACTTGGAGATAAACGATGCGCTGTTATCAAAATCATTAGAGCGCCTGTCGTCAGGATTGCGCATTAACCGTGCGGCTGACGATGCTGCAGGACTGGGTATTTCGCAAAATATGCGCGCCCAGATTTCCGGTTTGCGTATGGGAAGTCGAAATGCCTCTCAGGCCGTAAATCTGGTGCAGACCGCTGAAGGTGCGATGGTTGAGATTCATAATATGTTAGAACGGATGCGTGAACTTGCTGTTCAAGCATCTTCTGACAGTGTAACAGACACAGATCGTGGATACCTGGATTCAGAATATAACCAATTAAGTTCTGAAATTGATCGTATTGCTGATGCCACAAAGTATAATGGTGTAGCACTGGTCAATGGTAGTTATAGTGGCAATACAGTAAGTTTTGCGTCTGCTCAAACAACTGCTGATGCAGATCTTGGTGTTCAGAAGATTGAATTGAATGGCGCTGCCGCAGGAGTCTTCACCATAACAGATGCAAGCGGAACATCAATTCAAATGACTGATGGCACAATTACTCAATCTGTTACAATAGCAGCTGATCCTGGTGAAGGTGAAACCATAACTGTGAACTTCTCACAATTGGGAATCACGCTTACCCTGAACGAAGCCTACGATGATCAGGATTTGGAAGGCACGATTATCACTGTGGATGCAGGTTCGGGTGGGTCATTCCAGATTGGCGCGGATAACGATGCTAACAACCGGATTACCTTTAGTATTGGTAACTTGAAAGCAACAGGCAGCAATTTAGGATTGAGCGGTACAGGTGTCTCTACCAGGTCTGCCGCACAATCAGCGCTGGATTCATTAGACACCGCAATCGGCGCCGTTAATGGCGAGCGTGCTACATTAGGTGCGGTTCAGAACAGGCTCGGATACACAATTGCCAGTTCAAATAACACTGCAGAAAACCTGCAAGCATCTGAATCTCAAATTAGAGATGCAGACTTTGCACTGGAAGTATCTTTGTTCACAAGAAATCAAGTTCTTGTTCAAGCAGGTACTGCAATGTTGGCACAGGCAAACAGTACGTCACAAAACGTACTATCCCTGTTACGATAAACCTAGTTTAACCGTTAATCAGGTGGGGGTTATTCATTTAACTCCCACTTGATACTTTTTTTAAAGAATAATAAAGGGTGGTCAAAATGAGTGAAGTCAGTTCAGTTGGACAAGTTGCAGCAGAATACAACCCATATATTGGTTCTGTTGTTACTGAAGAATCCAATATCGCTCATTCTCAAGAACAAGCACAAAAGAAAATTTTCGCCGAAAAAATCGATGATGGTAATGTTGATAAGAATGCTGTTAAATTGCAAACTGAGGAGCTCAATCAGGTTGTAGATTTGTTTAATCACGAGCTCAGGTTTGAAATTGACGATCGCTTGGGCAAAGTGATTGTCAAAATAATAGATAAAGAAACTGGTGAAACCATACGACAAATTCCCCCGGAAGATATGCTGAATATAATGGCAAGAATAGATGAAGTTCTTGGAATGATGTTTGATGAAAGAGCGTAGGTTCTCTTTGGGATATGGTGTGTTTTTGATAGGAGGTTTTATCGATGCCCGGTAGCTTTTCAATTGGTGGACTGGCATCCGGTTTAGATACACAAAGTATACTTTCAAGTCTTATTTCTTTGGAAAGGCGTCCGATCATTTTATTAAATGGCCGGAAAGATGATTTTATCAAAAGGCAAGACGCCTGGAAACAAGTAAATTCCAAGCTGCAATCGCTAAAATCAGTAATCGATGATATACGCAAAAAAAGCGACTTTAATTTATATATAACAGAAACAGACGATACCGCAACTAAAGAATCTTTATCTTTAACCGCTACTTCCAGCGCATCAGCGGGGAGCCATTCTGTTATCATTATGGCTTTAGCGAGTGCTCAGAAATATGGTTCATCTGCTTTTACAAGTAAAACCACAGCCTTGAATCTTTCTGGTGAATTTTTAGTCAATCAAAAAGCAGTTTCAATAAGCTCAACAGATGACCTTGTTGATATTGTTGATAAAATCAACAATGCAAATGCAAAAGCTACTGCTTCGATTATCCAGGTAGATTCGACTGATTTTCGCTTGATTATTAACGGCGACAATGAAGGCGTTGATTCTCTTGATCTNNNNNNNNNNAAGCACGGCGGACGTTTTACAAAGTTTAGGTTTCCATGTTTCATCTTCAGTTTCGATTAAGCATTTAATATCCAATGGCGCCCAATCTGACACATTCAGTGATAATTCCTCAGCGATTGGCGGAATTTATGATCTTTCCTCACCGCCATCGGGAACAGTGACCATCAATGATAAAACTGTCGCTATAGATCTATCAACAGATTCATTAAGTGATATCCGGGACAATATAAATACTGCTGCCCCAACAGGCGTAACTGCTTCTATCGTAACAACGACTGAAAATGGATCGACGGTGTATAAGCTAAAAATTGCCGGAACCACCACATTTATAGACGTTAATAATGTCTTACAAACTATAGGGGTACTTGAAGGAGATAGAACCACTGCTCAACAGCTTACCGGAAGTGTGGCAAATACTGAGATTTCTTCAAGTAATAATATAATAGCTTCTACGACTTTTGATG carries:
- a CDS encoding glycosyltransferase, whose translation is MIVKNEEKNLGKCLELANGFADEIIVVDTGSVDKTTSIAKKHGVRLFQFQWIDDYSAARNVSLKHARGKWIIWLDADDRIYPDQHPLIRKLAQEKPDRAFYFKLVNDGFEKSQCLQLRMFPNFKEIRFERPVHEQVATSINRLGLPIVNSKVILYHTGYSSLEVVKAKKERYIGMMSKWLESQPGDNAIRYQYALALHTLKQNEKAKAEFEFLLNHSPDFKKTDPMYYFSSILLGRTYLELNDFDSALSALKTAEEINPNTAFLRISIAEVYVYSGNYDKAVQYLNETDINPEEEMSSFPLDYTILKYGKLVLLGKSKLELGYPESANSYLNEALELAPHKPDAYKFLAEVNRNTGNYKEVVHYYTLAKEKDPEYFYYDFKIGNLFLALGWLSKSKGYFKQSLEKLPNHPPILYNLAIIEQCSGRYDNALSYFSTLQKLEIWNDNFSPFFILCLMDKGDLLSISQKYSLYLNGKTKVWMSYLLDLYFEKTESFWTKFNGSHPELQEKSINEVVVHITKEIEQSINNKDFVLSELQLRVALFLDQKDTLRYLLQLADIQMKNNRLFQSINTFEQGINFTTNDQQVIAILDKMSRCYLQLGVDEAHQMCLKQIEQVKNNSIQPLLSSL
- a CDS encoding response regulator; this encodes MNDNRTIAFNLKNLLPLSEKDLQIYREFCIVVMVLIPILGGIYENTNPGAKNFVTDRIILALVGLSVVGLSYKIQLLKIWMRQIVYFFNFTVTLWSILVASVNHFSVEYVFSLVIVILASSVSFTSVNQLSWYFLLTISSSALAGWYDPNPYVNRNIFIGSIATVGLISFLALRSKLLIQKTLEISEELMKTIFNESADAMFLVDREKQDTVDCNVSAEKMFKAKNKDSLVGIDLRNLAELAFEIDTLEKLQSEILKNGKWEKELEFKTLAGTGFWGDMVIKDIEISDKTYHLARITDVTEKKKAHEEVAWLATFPENDPVSIIELSPEGKVTYVNPMTSSSFPDLEKKELAHPILCDIQPFVRDLKSRGSSKSFREVQYNQSHYHQNISLVPNQNLIRISNIDITARIRAEQEIIASELKNQALINAIPDLMFQIDKQGVVLSYKPAKKTQNSRNVIEKNISEIFPNDVAEQIRTSIHNAFQTKEIQVFDFQISQGNKLRDYEARIVVSSYSEVVAIVRDITNRKELDRSLIAAREAALETSRLKSEFVANISHELRTPLNGIMGFSDLLSDSELDDEQKHFIQVIRSSSQSLLKLINDLLDFSKIESGKLELELIEFNIRDCTCNSIKTLSTLAYEKGLDLNIEFDVNVPKQLSGDPGRLRQILVNLVSNSIKFTNKGKISITASQLSRSENRVEIRFTIEDSGIGIPKEKLNMIFYSFAQADGSSTREFGGTGLGLALTKQLVELMTGKIWVESKVGVGSKFHFKVKFDIAHIKSIPVDKHSKLNLKNKKVLVVDSVPQSRKSFKDIFTKWNMKSIIVGSGQKAILEIEKSRTQKEGFSYILIDANISEIDGFTLASQISKTEDLNHSMIMILSSTGKRGDAARCREIGISAYLTKPIKPEQLLETFAAIENNRNSNQKEIQLVTRHSIRENKQNMNHIKEESLKQEY
- a CDS encoding flagellar protein FlaG, which gives rise to MSEVSSVGQVAAEYNPYIGSVVTEESNIAHSQEQAQKKIFAEKIDDGNVDKNAVKLQTEELNQVVDLFNHELRFEIDDRLGKVIVKIIDKETGETIRQIPPEDMLNIMARIDEVLGMMFDERA
- a CDS encoding glycosyltransferase, which encodes ALPDLNYKNDGKSTERISQLILTLANRSRENKASRNLWPTTELNKDKIRSKRNSNTKLRILEVIHSFLPFKSGGTELYTFNLSKELQKLGHDILVLFPFLAEDKKEFSFNHSRYNGIPIVMFNLFESYKSKRSEFLNLEYDQPFRDFLKNNKFDIVHFQHLYGLSVNWLSIAKESGAKVVLKLDDFYFYCKQIHLIQSEGSYCSGPESLNKCIQCCYPAQKDKKSENLISEFEYRNETLKSAFSIPDLVHTPSRFAKESHQKNGFVNSNFKVIPTGILPFKVLTKTKAIDEKIRIAYVGAIDRRKGVLDFIRAIEHFIDQPDISQNEAKLKFKIYGNHDDDDLSEFVFAKVAELDCLEYEGTFTQDDRSKIFSQIDVMAIPSIGENYPFIIREALYANIPVIATNISGVPEIIANGVNGFLFPPGDFKSLAALFEKITKQPDLLNELDLTSFPAKTISEEAIELIKEFKNLPESKSEQPLVSIVIVTYNSEATIRKCLQSIHLNTTISYEIILIDNASNKNVKEVINNNLEFRIPITIIQNDENAGFSKASNQGIQQARGKYVVLLNPDTAVLQGWAEQLIAHFNNEVGAVGPISNYAAGLQNVNEHIDKKLHGNFSVEELSARIYQTNNGKSIETKLLIGFCMMIKKETIDKVGLLDENLILGNDDLDYSLRLRDAGYKLLIATDTFIYHEGQSSFAMLKSAEKQQMMQMSLDRFYAKLETKYGEGKVPSSIQLWGLDILGIPSKFTEGLKPLLKVPKSLSIKKRIALIYDNAARPDTTGEYCKRALCQICQTDHFLPSQIASLTPGSYDLFLFIDDGLNYAIPYYLRPNAWWVIDTHLQYNVDLQKSRKFDFVFAAQKDGAAKLKRDGINNVKWLPLAADPEIHKKHQVNKEYDISFIGHYAHGPRNKLLQIIKSNFDNVYIGQQFFEEMAKTYSASKIIFNRSLKNDINMRVFEAMSTGSLLVTNDVSDNGILEIFQDEQVLVQYSSEAELLKKLKYYLKEEKKREFIAEKGRKNILANHTYTHRMKVLLSEVFENDDTVMRPTPDELVSIILVTFNGLEATKNCIESIHKYTNISYELIIVDNGSTDGTLEYIDSLSNAKTIHNQKNLGFSAANNIGIKNSKGDYILLLNNDTIVTEGWLNGLLRAINLAPEVGLAGPKTNWVFSSSQIVDSPKYKSQAELQTYAKGFTNQHKNEYLLTNEILVGFCLLIKKEVIDKIGLLDERFGNGNFEDDDYCLRARLAGYEKIVAGDVFIHHEGNFSFKANNIDYQDQMEQNLLLFKEKWKDEIEFRGRKYFLKKDLEALAQTENIRGENAFEKNRLENAKEHFEKALEWDPEYVVALNNLGVLNWQLGNTSDAADYFLNALEKDSKYLDAIENLMQIIPNLNMNDEVMQKFTEICKDSNLVVS
- a CDS encoding flagellin, with the translated sequence MGLRIYNNIAALNAGRNLEINDALLSKSLERLSSGLRINRAADDAAGLGISQNMRAQISGLRMGSRNASQAVNLVQTAEGAMVEIHNMLERMRELAVQASSDSVTDTDRGYLDSEYNQLSSEIDRIADATKYNGVALVNGSYSGNTVSFASAQTTADADLGVQKIELNGAAAGVFTITDASGTSIQMTDGTITQSVTIAADPGEGETITVNFSQLGITLTLNEAYDDQDLEGTIITVDAGSGGSFQIGADNDANNRITFSIGNLKATGSNLGLSGTGVSTRSAAQSALDSLDTAIGAVNGERATLGAVQNRLGYTIASSNNTAENLQASESQIRDADFALEVSLFTRNQVLVQAGTAMLAQANSTSQNVLSLLR